In one Actinomyces trachealis genomic region, the following are encoded:
- a CDS encoding HAD-IIA family hydrolase: MTTSALPAGLLGSTKPLAQAHDVALVDLDGVCFAGTAKVGHAADSLNTARQQGLRLTFVTNNASRAPQSVVDKLADNSISATAQEVFTAAMDAAALLREHLEPGALVLVIGGDGLRQALLDEGYRITHTATDQPQAVAQGWDPCVDWALLSEGAYAIAAGALHVATNLDATLPTERGFALGNGSLVTALSHATGSKPLAGGKPFPGIYQRALAKAGGAQRPLAVGDRLNTDHVGARAAAIPGLHVLTGVNTARDVVLAPPTERPAYLHTDLRALLEPQPEAQLHADGAWVVGQARARVEDQHLVLDGVGSLRTDATITLDAYRALASAAWAYADAADGAALQVPEFTVVTP, from the coding sequence GTGACCACCTCAGCCCTCCCCGCCGGACTGCTCGGCAGCACCAAGCCGCTCGCCCAGGCGCACGACGTCGCCCTGGTGGACCTTGACGGCGTCTGCTTCGCGGGCACCGCCAAGGTCGGGCACGCCGCCGACTCTCTCAACACCGCTCGGCAGCAGGGGCTACGGCTGACCTTCGTCACCAATAACGCCTCCCGCGCCCCCCAGTCCGTTGTGGACAAGCTGGCCGACAACTCCATCTCTGCCACCGCCCAAGAGGTTTTCACCGCCGCCATGGACGCCGCAGCCCTACTGCGCGAGCACCTGGAACCAGGCGCCCTCGTGCTCGTCATCGGTGGAGACGGGCTACGCCAAGCGCTCCTGGATGAGGGATACCGCATCACGCACACTGCTACGGACCAACCCCAGGCCGTCGCCCAAGGCTGGGACCCCTGCGTGGACTGGGCGCTGCTCTCCGAGGGCGCCTACGCCATCGCCGCCGGGGCACTGCACGTGGCCACCAACCTGGACGCCACCCTGCCCACCGAGCGCGGCTTCGCCCTGGGCAACGGCTCCCTAGTCACCGCCCTGTCTCACGCTACTGGCTCTAAGCCCCTCGCCGGAGGCAAGCCCTTCCCCGGTATCTACCAGCGTGCACTGGCCAAAGCCGGGGGAGCGCAGCGACCACTCGCCGTCGGTGACCGTCTAAACACCGACCACGTTGGGGCTCGCGCTGCCGCCATCCCCGGGCTGCACGTCCTCACCGGTGTCAATACCGCCCGCGACGTCGTGCTAGCGCCGCCCACCGAACGTCCCGCCTACCTGCACACAGACCTACGCGCCCTCCTGGAACCCCAGCCTGAGGCTCAGCTGCATGCTGACGGTGCCTGGGTGGTGGGGCAGGCCCGAGCCCGCGTGGAGGACCAGCACCTGGTGCTCGACGGCGTCGGCTCCCTGCGCACGGACGCCACCATCACCTTGGACGCCTACCGTGCTTTAGCCTCAGCCGCCTGGGCCTACGCCGACGCCGCTGACGGCGCTGCGCTGCAGGTCCCCGAGTTCACTGTGGTGACCCCGTGA
- a CDS encoding TlyA family RNA methyltransferase, whose protein sequence is MARLIRLDSELVRRGLARSRTHAAQIIGDGHVTLDGAVVTKPARQVNPAQAIEVITPSGEDYVSRGAHKLAGALDALTERGLAPQVEGRRCLDAGASTGGFTDVLLRRGAAHVVAVDVGYGQLAWSLQSDPRVTVMDRTNVRTLDPTAVAPAPQLAVGDLSFISLGLVLPALVAATAPDADLLLMVKPQFEVGKERLGHGGVVRDPKLHEETVLAVAEQAHALGLGIDAATASPLPGPAGNVEYFLAMHAGKAGSPTDLTGDALAAEVHRAVQDGPAGQDPRRRRHA, encoded by the coding sequence ATGGCTCGACTCATCCGCCTCGACTCCGAGCTAGTCCGCCGCGGACTGGCCCGCTCTCGCACCCACGCTGCCCAGATCATCGGCGACGGGCACGTGACCCTGGACGGCGCCGTCGTCACCAAACCCGCGCGTCAGGTCAACCCAGCCCAAGCCATCGAGGTCATCACCCCCAGCGGCGAAGACTACGTCTCACGTGGCGCCCACAAGCTCGCCGGTGCTCTAGACGCCCTCACCGAGCGTGGCCTAGCGCCGCAGGTCGAGGGACGCCGCTGCCTGGACGCTGGCGCCTCCACCGGAGGGTTCACCGACGTGCTCCTGCGACGTGGTGCCGCACACGTCGTCGCTGTGGACGTCGGCTACGGCCAGCTCGCCTGGTCCCTGCAATCTGACCCTCGCGTCACCGTGATGGACCGCACCAACGTGCGCACCCTAGACCCCACCGCCGTCGCCCCCGCCCCACAGCTCGCGGTGGGGGACCTGTCCTTCATATCCCTCGGTCTGGTTCTGCCCGCCCTGGTAGCAGCCACCGCCCCAGACGCCGACCTGCTGCTCATGGTCAAGCCACAGTTCGAGGTCGGCAAGGAGCGACTCGGCCACGGTGGCGTCGTGCGTGACCCCAAGCTGCACGAGGAGACAGTACTGGCGGTTGCTGAGCAAGCCCACGCCCTGGGGTTAGGGATCGACGCCGCCACCGCTTCACCTCTGCCCGGCCCCGCAGGAAACGTCGAATACTTCCTGGCCATGCACGCCGGCAAAGCTGGAAGCCCCACCGACCTAACTGGCGACGCCTTAGCCGCCGAGGTCCACCGTGCCGTCCAAGACGGCCCCGCCGGGCAGGACCCCCGAAGGAGACGCCATGCCTGA
- a CDS encoding NAD kinase, which yields MPEHTQSQATTAASHAAHPDTKQPVRRVLVVGREEGVRNAPPHARSATPTTATAERVRGLLTRHRVDALGLDDLPLKVDATGETQVCTDAGTWGIDFVLVIGGDGTILRALEFARQYDVPLVGVNTGHVGFLAEADPDALENVVERVVSGDYTVETRMVVDVQVDNPDGTTTRSWALNEAALEKRDRARMLEVAIGVDGQAVSSFGCDGLIMSTPTGSTAYAFSGGGPIVWPDVDAMLLVPIAAHALFTRPLVVGPGSCLEIVVKHAGAEGAEVWCDGRRHLPVPPGAHLRVTRSPQPVRLARLNDAPFSQRLVAKLKLPVEGWRTGAPTAVSPEPDPEDEA from the coding sequence ATGCCTGAGCACACACAGTCCCAAGCCACAACCGCCGCCAGCCACGCAGCCCATCCAGATACCAAGCAGCCGGTCCGCCGCGTCCTGGTGGTCGGCCGCGAGGAAGGTGTTCGCAACGCCCCGCCCCACGCCCGCTCCGCAACCCCCACGACCGCCACCGCCGAACGCGTCCGCGGCCTGCTGACCCGCCACCGCGTCGACGCTCTCGGCCTAGACGACTTGCCCCTAAAGGTGGACGCCACCGGTGAGACCCAGGTGTGCACGGACGCAGGCACCTGGGGCATCGACTTTGTACTGGTCATAGGCGGCGACGGCACCATCCTGCGAGCCTTGGAATTCGCCCGCCAGTACGACGTCCCACTGGTCGGGGTGAACACCGGGCACGTTGGCTTCCTGGCTGAAGCCGACCCAGACGCCCTGGAGAACGTGGTCGAGCGGGTAGTCTCCGGGGACTACACCGTGGAGACCCGCATGGTCGTGGACGTGCAGGTCGACAACCCTGACGGCACCACCACCCGCTCCTGGGCCCTGAACGAGGCCGCTCTTGAGAAACGCGATCGCGCCCGCATGCTGGAGGTCGCCATTGGCGTGGACGGGCAGGCCGTCTCCTCCTTTGGCTGCGACGGCCTGATCATGTCCACCCCCACCGGCTCCACCGCCTACGCCTTCTCGGGTGGCGGCCCCATCGTCTGGCCAGACGTGGACGCGATGCTGCTCGTGCCTATCGCCGCCCATGCCCTGTTTACCCGCCCACTGGTGGTGGGACCCGGCTCCTGCCTGGAGATCGTGGTCAAGCACGCCGGAGCCGAGGGCGCCGAGGTCTGGTGCGACGGGCGGCGTCACTTGCCCGTTCCGCCAGGCGCACACCTGCGTGTCACTCGTTCGCCGCAGCCGGTTCGCCTGGCCCGTCTCAACGATGCCCCCTTCTCCCAGCGGCTCGTGGCCAAGCTCAAGCTTCCCGTGGAGGGCTGGCGTACCGGGGCGCCCACCGCTGTCTCCCCAGAACCCGACCCTGAGGACGAGGCATGA
- the recN gene encoding DNA repair protein RecN, which produces MIESLHIEDLGVIEQADLALSPGLTALTGETGAGKTMVLTSLGLLLGQRAESSVVRSGAKAARVEGTWLLDPRSRPAERATDAGAALDEDLLIASRTVPAQGRSRAHLGGAAVPSTVLADVGNRLVSVHGQADQLRLRSAAAQRAALDSLGGAPHNALCRQYANAYRRHQAATNALAEWQAGTQQRAQEAETLRTWLDQLEQLAPQPGEDHALTTEAQRLDHAEDLRRATMGARNALTADEEAGALGEPLDVASLLATASRALEPVTSLDPILQSQATRLQELSYLTADIASELSDHLARLDADPTRLAAVQERRAQLARACQEIGGVTAQIDDVDALLAWGQTAAARLAEIDGPEGTHADLTEELEAAQQELTGLAQQLTHARQQLAHTLQKRVTAELTGLEMKGARLVVELAPLDEPGPTGAETVTLLLVSHPGAPAMPLGKGASGGELSRIMLALEVVLAAAPAHAVSTQASREHARTLVFDEIDAGVGGRAAREIGRRLARLARSYQVIVVTHLAQVAAWADTQLVVRKEELSAPSAEGQMVGVRTHVDAVTGKERERELARMLSGHEDSQAALRHAAELLAEADVAQSQL; this is translated from the coding sequence ATGATCGAGTCCCTGCACATTGAGGACCTAGGCGTCATCGAGCAGGCTGACCTGGCTCTCAGCCCCGGCCTGACCGCTTTGACCGGAGAGACCGGTGCCGGTAAGACCATGGTCCTCACCTCCCTTGGTCTGCTGCTGGGACAGCGCGCAGAGTCCTCCGTGGTGCGCAGCGGGGCCAAAGCCGCGCGAGTGGAAGGCACCTGGCTACTGGATCCAAGATCCCGTCCCGCCGAACGGGCCACCGACGCGGGCGCCGCCCTAGACGAGGACCTGCTGATCGCCAGCCGCACCGTGCCCGCCCAAGGCCGCTCTCGTGCCCACCTTGGCGGCGCCGCCGTGCCTTCCACCGTCCTGGCCGACGTCGGAAACCGGCTCGTCTCCGTGCACGGCCAAGCCGATCAACTCCGCCTGCGCTCCGCCGCTGCCCAACGTGCCGCCCTCGACTCCCTAGGGGGCGCCCCTCACAACGCGCTGTGCCGCCAGTACGCCAACGCCTACCGCCGCCACCAGGCTGCCACCAACGCCCTGGCTGAGTGGCAAGCCGGTACCCAGCAGCGTGCGCAGGAGGCTGAGACCCTGCGCACCTGGCTCGACCAGCTTGAGCAACTCGCCCCCCAGCCGGGAGAAGACCACGCCCTCACCACAGAGGCGCAGCGCCTAGACCATGCCGAGGATCTACGTCGCGCCACCATGGGGGCGCGCAACGCCCTGACTGCGGATGAGGAAGCCGGTGCTCTGGGAGAGCCCCTCGACGTCGCGAGCTTACTTGCGACCGCCAGCCGTGCGCTCGAACCAGTGACCAGCCTGGACCCCATCCTGCAGTCCCAAGCCACGCGCCTACAAGAACTCAGCTACCTCACGGCAGACATTGCCTCCGAGTTGAGCGACCACTTGGCCCGCCTGGACGCCGACCCCACCCGCCTGGCAGCAGTCCAAGAACGCCGCGCCCAGTTGGCTCGCGCCTGCCAGGAGATTGGCGGTGTCACCGCCCAGATCGACGACGTCGACGCCCTCCTGGCCTGGGGGCAGACAGCTGCTGCCCGCCTGGCAGAGATCGACGGCCCCGAAGGCACCCACGCCGACCTCACCGAGGAGCTGGAAGCGGCGCAGCAGGAGTTAACCGGCCTGGCCCAACAACTCACGCACGCCCGTCAGCAACTCGCCCACACTCTGCAGAAGCGCGTCACCGCAGAGCTGACCGGCCTGGAGATGAAGGGGGCCCGGCTGGTGGTGGAGCTTGCCCCACTGGACGAGCCCGGACCCACCGGTGCGGAGACCGTGACCCTCCTGCTCGTCTCCCACCCCGGCGCCCCTGCCATGCCCCTAGGCAAAGGTGCCTCCGGCGGCGAACTCTCCCGCATCATGCTTGCGCTTGAGGTGGTTCTTGCGGCAGCGCCTGCACATGCCGTCAGCACCCAGGCCAGTCGCGAGCATGCCCGGACCCTCGTGTTTGACGAGATCGACGCCGGCGTCGGTGGCCGGGCCGCCCGCGAGATCGGACGCCGCCTGGCCCGCCTGGCCCGCAGCTACCAGGTCATCGTGGTCACCCACCTGGCACAGGTAGCTGCTTGGGCAGATACCCAGCTGGTGGTCCGCAAGGAGGAACTGTCCGCGCCTAGCGCTGAGGGACAGATGGTTGGGGTCCGCACCCACGTGGACGCCGTAACCGGTAAAGAACGGGAGCGGGAGCTGGCCCGCATGCTCTCCGGGCACGAGGACTCCCAGGCAGCCCTGCGGCATGCCGCTGAGCTTCTCGCAGAAGCAGACGTGGCACAATCCCAGTTGTGA
- the steA gene encoding putative cytokinetic ring protein SteA — translation MRNPLRRRPDADGPELLSGQVRVDSRTKRLTKRLQPGDIAVVDHTDLDRVAAEALVECQPAAVLNAAPSVSGRYPNLGPRILVEAGIPLIDDLGPDVMRLKEGQDVQVQGTQVRDAGGTKLLAEGKRQDEVSVAALMEEARKGLSTQLEAFTTNTMEYMREERDLLLNGVGMPDIKTQLNGRHVLVVVRGYSYKEDLKVLKPYIRDYKPVLIGVDGGADAILDLGLKPDMIVGDMDSVSDKALACGAEIVVHAYRDGRAPGLERVESVGVEHLVFSATGTSEDIAMLMADEAGAELIVAVGTHVTLLEFLDKGRAGMSSTFLTRLKVGSKLVDAKGVSHLYKTRISSWQLSMLALAGLFALWAALSSTPAGQTFLGLFGALWDDLVNFLRGLVGLAPKEPMV, via the coding sequence GTGAGAAACCCTCTGCGCCGCCGACCAGACGCTGACGGGCCCGAACTCCTCAGCGGTCAGGTGAGGGTGGACTCCCGTACCAAACGCCTAACCAAACGGCTCCAGCCTGGGGACATCGCGGTTGTCGACCACACCGACCTAGATCGGGTGGCCGCCGAGGCGCTGGTGGAGTGCCAGCCCGCCGCCGTCCTTAACGCCGCCCCTTCTGTCTCCGGCCGCTACCCAAACCTCGGCCCGCGCATCCTCGTGGAGGCTGGCATCCCCCTTATCGACGACCTAGGCCCAGACGTCATGCGCCTCAAAGAGGGCCAGGACGTGCAGGTCCAGGGCACGCAGGTTCGTGACGCAGGTGGCACCAAGCTCCTAGCCGAGGGGAAGCGACAGGACGAGGTTTCCGTGGCAGCCCTGATGGAGGAGGCCCGCAAGGGCTTGTCCACTCAGCTGGAGGCTTTCACTACCAACACCATGGAGTACATGCGCGAGGAGCGGGACCTACTGCTCAATGGCGTCGGCATGCCTGACATCAAGACACAGCTCAACGGCAGGCACGTGCTAGTGGTGGTGCGCGGATACTCCTACAAGGAGGACCTGAAGGTCCTCAAGCCCTACATCCGGGACTACAAGCCCGTGCTCATCGGCGTCGACGGCGGGGCCGACGCCATCTTGGACCTGGGTCTCAAACCAGACATGATCGTCGGGGACATGGACTCCGTCTCGGACAAGGCCCTGGCCTGCGGCGCGGAGATCGTGGTGCACGCCTACCGTGACGGCCGCGCCCCCGGCCTGGAGAGAGTCGAGTCTGTGGGGGTAGAGCACCTGGTCTTCTCCGCGACCGGCACCAGTGAGGACATCGCCATGCTCATGGCCGATGAGGCCGGGGCCGAGCTTATCGTCGCCGTGGGAACTCACGTCACCCTGCTGGAGTTTCTGGACAAGGGCCGGGCCGGAATGAGTTCCACGTTCCTGACCCGCCTCAAAGTGGGCTCCAAGCTCGTGGACGCCAAGGGCGTCTCACACCTGTACAAGACCCGCATCTCTTCCTGGCAGTTGAGCATGCTGGCGTTGGCAGGCCTGTTCGCCCTGTGGGCGGCGCTGTCCTCCACCCCCGCAGGCCAGACCTTCCTAGGTTTGTTTGGTGCCCTGTGGGATGACCTGGTCAACTTCCTACGAGGTCTAGTGGGCCTGGCACCGAAAGAGCCAATGGTCTGA
- a CDS encoding copper transporter, producing the protein MIDFRYHLVSLISVFLALAVGVVLGAGPLQNSLGNALNDQVTQLRQDRQSIQGRLENTEQAVNERDAYITQAANALLPTVLNGQKVALVTLPETDKQDLDSLGEQIKIAGGTVVTRVAMTSMWTDADKASYRSSLAGQLAPYLPGVNVGEGNTALGAGLGKALTTDGEESTILLDLLSDSKAALVTVEEEQASTATMIVVVGPRAKDEPAVPTAPTTPRIDPSQWVSAVRGIVSKATTVALGEAASPTGLVTLLRQEQAAVSTVDSVGQIAASTSTVLALAAVSQGVIQDYGFDKGADAVIPAISGMAAVGPAQPTPGLPEPATEPTGQSGGQSAEQPTAG; encoded by the coding sequence ATGATCGACTTCCGCTACCACCTGGTCTCCCTCATTTCCGTCTTCCTGGCGCTTGCAGTCGGCGTCGTGCTGGGAGCCGGACCGTTGCAGAACTCCCTCGGCAATGCCCTCAACGACCAGGTGACCCAGTTGCGACAGGACCGCCAGTCCATACAGGGCAGGTTGGAGAACACCGAGCAGGCTGTCAATGAGCGGGACGCTTACATTACTCAGGCTGCAAACGCACTGCTGCCCACCGTGCTCAACGGCCAGAAGGTAGCTCTGGTGACGCTGCCCGAGACCGACAAGCAGGACCTCGACTCCCTGGGCGAGCAGATCAAGATCGCTGGCGGCACTGTGGTCACCCGTGTGGCCATGACAAGTATGTGGACCGATGCCGACAAGGCCTCCTACCGCTCCAGCCTGGCCGGACAGCTGGCCCCATACCTCCCGGGCGTGAACGTCGGCGAGGGCAATACGGCGCTGGGCGCTGGGCTCGGCAAGGCCCTCACGACGGACGGTGAGGAGTCCACGATCCTGTTGGACCTCCTGAGCGACTCGAAGGCCGCATTGGTCACGGTTGAGGAGGAGCAGGCCAGCACCGCCACCATGATCGTGGTGGTTGGTCCGCGCGCCAAGGACGAACCGGCTGTGCCCACGGCCCCGACTACACCACGCATCGACCCCAGCCAGTGGGTCAGCGCTGTGCGCGGCATTGTTTCCAAAGCAACCACTGTGGCACTTGGTGAGGCAGCCAGCCCCACCGGCCTGGTCACACTGTTGCGCCAGGAGCAGGCAGCCGTGAGCACTGTGGACTCTGTGGGACAGATCGCTGCCTCCACCTCCACGGTCCTCGCCCTAGCGGCAGTCTCCCAGGGCGTCATCCAGGACTACGGCTTTGACAAGGGCGCTGACGCAGTGATCCCCGCGATCTCTGGCATGGCTGCCGTTGGCCCGGCGCAGCCGACCCCAGGGCTGCCCGAGCCCGCTACCGAGCCCACTGGGCAGTCCGGTGGACAGTCCGCAGAGCAGCCCACGGCGGGCTGA
- the murJ gene encoding murein biosynthesis integral membrane protein MurJ — MVQATTVGAGTVAGAYATANQVPNVLYEVVVGGALAATVVPLLASSAQGATPERSGRVASGLLGIVMLVLVPAAALLALAAEPIAQLLPVSVDADAQLQRQLVVSFLRMFALQVPLYGLGVVLTGILQAHHSFIWPALAPVLSSLVVMATYGVYGQMQAGSSHTALLLLGWGTTAGVAALSLPLLIPMHQLGIRLRPTLGLAGEDRRRALSLAGAGAWTLLAQQASVLVVLALARAGGTSGTVAVYQYTQAVYLLPYAVLAVPVTTVLYPRLSAAFSEEGSAAERAHDLAARGTALVTAVACAGAAALVAVSAGAERFFNQLTDVEGMGWALVALAPAVLGISLVHQLTRVLFAAHGSRQAALAASLGWLVVIAASTAAVRLLAPNGGAASATLLALSLGLSLGMLVAAGALLWLLGRYVGAAALAPVWRCLAVCLPVAALGGYLARVVTVAIGGTWLMVLVAVLVALVAAGLVLAAGYLAQPGLFAVLGRETQATAPYKQLGEEPAR; from the coding sequence GTGGTACAGGCGACGACAGTTGGAGCGGGAACCGTTGCTGGCGCCTACGCCACCGCCAACCAGGTCCCCAACGTTCTCTACGAGGTGGTGGTGGGCGGAGCCCTAGCCGCCACTGTGGTCCCGCTGTTGGCTTCATCTGCACAAGGCGCCACCCCCGAGCGTTCAGGGCGCGTGGCCTCCGGCCTGCTTGGCATCGTCATGCTGGTGCTGGTGCCCGCCGCCGCGCTCCTAGCCCTGGCAGCTGAACCGATCGCCCAACTCTTACCTGTCTCAGTTGATGCTGACGCCCAGTTGCAGCGCCAGCTGGTGGTTTCCTTCCTACGCATGTTCGCCCTGCAGGTGCCTCTCTATGGGCTGGGCGTGGTGCTCACCGGCATCCTGCAGGCCCACCACTCCTTCATCTGGCCTGCCCTGGCCCCAGTGCTTTCCAGCCTGGTGGTGATGGCTACCTACGGCGTCTACGGGCAAATGCAGGCTGGCTCCTCGCATACGGCCCTGCTCCTGCTCGGCTGGGGCACCACCGCTGGCGTGGCCGCACTCAGCCTGCCGCTACTAATCCCGATGCACCAACTGGGGATCCGCCTGCGCCCCACCTTGGGACTCGCAGGGGAGGACCGCCGCCGTGCCCTGAGCCTGGCCGGGGCGGGAGCCTGGACCCTGCTGGCCCAGCAAGCCAGCGTGCTGGTGGTGCTGGCTCTGGCTCGTGCTGGAGGTACCTCCGGCACCGTAGCCGTCTACCAGTACACGCAGGCGGTTTACCTGCTGCCTTACGCTGTGCTGGCTGTGCCTGTGACCACCGTGCTCTACCCGCGACTCTCCGCCGCTTTCTCCGAGGAGGGAAGCGCCGCCGAGCGGGCCCATGATCTGGCGGCGCGTGGTACCGCTCTGGTGACCGCAGTTGCCTGTGCTGGCGCTGCGGCCCTGGTGGCCGTCTCCGCCGGGGCAGAGCGCTTCTTCAACCAGCTCACTGATGTGGAAGGCATGGGCTGGGCACTGGTGGCGCTGGCTCCGGCAGTGCTCGGAATCAGCCTGGTGCACCAGCTCACCCGGGTGCTCTTTGCCGCGCATGGCTCAAGGCAAGCCGCCCTGGCCGCAAGCTTGGGCTGGCTGGTGGTGATCGCGGCATCCACCGCAGCGGTGCGATTGCTGGCACCCAATGGCGGTGCAGCTTCCGCCACCCTGCTGGCGCTGTCCTTGGGACTGAGCTTAGGCATGCTGGTGGCTGCAGGCGCCCTGCTGTGGCTGCTGGGCCGCTACGTGGGTGCGGCGGCGCTGGCACCGGTTTGGCGGTGCCTGGCGGTGTGCCTGCCGGTGGCTGCCCTTGGCGGCTACCTGGCCCGGGTGGTCACTGTGGCCATCGGTGGGACCTGGTTGATGGTCTTGGTGGCGGTGCTGGTAGCCCTGGTTGCCGCTGGTCTGGTGCTGGCTGCCGGGTACCTGGCCCAACCAGGGCTGTTCGCCGTCCTCGGGCGGGAAACACAGGCTACCGCCCCATACAAGCAACTCGGAGAGGAGCCCGCGAGGTGA
- a CDS encoding glycosyltransferase — translation MSAQDKLQAGSGRRRVLEVSGSAAGGVRAHLGQCAQLLSEAGHDVIVAAPAGVLEGLVLGGARGEALGLGPRPGVGDLLVLARLWRLGRGADAVHAHGLRAGAAAALALGRRRPGRSRLVVTLHNLPVGGRLTRWTGQRLHALVCSHADLVLAVSPDLAEQALAAGCPEVELAVVPAPPCPQAELASTEPVSAVAATAAVPNAPRTAWPVDATRLLTVARLAPQKGLDLLLDAAARLTQEVAAGRLPTFCWAVAGDGPGRQAAQARINAEHLPVRLLGRREDVPSLMAQADLVVQASLWEGQPLTIQEALQAGAAVLATDVGGTAHTARGAAALVPAQASSLAAAAQRLLTDPGALDDLRARARRVAKELPGQAQLRSQLATALRLT, via the coding sequence GTGAGTGCGCAAGACAAGCTGCAAGCAGGCAGCGGGCGACGTCGGGTCCTGGAGGTATCTGGCTCGGCGGCCGGGGGAGTGCGCGCCCACCTGGGCCAGTGTGCCCAGCTGCTCAGCGAGGCTGGCCATGACGTCATCGTGGCGGCTCCTGCAGGGGTGCTGGAAGGTTTGGTCCTGGGAGGAGCCAGAGGAGAGGCGCTGGGGCTTGGCCCCCGCCCCGGAGTGGGCGACCTGCTGGTGCTTGCTCGTTTGTGGCGTCTAGGCCGCGGCGCTGACGCCGTGCATGCCCATGGTCTGCGTGCTGGTGCCGCAGCCGCCTTGGCCCTGGGACGACGCCGTCCCGGTCGCAGCCGCCTGGTGGTCACACTGCACAACCTGCCTGTTGGCGGAAGGCTCACGCGCTGGACCGGGCAGCGCCTGCACGCCCTGGTCTGCTCCCACGCAGACCTGGTACTGGCCGTGAGCCCCGACCTGGCCGAGCAGGCCCTTGCCGCAGGGTGTCCCGAGGTTGAGCTAGCTGTCGTGCCCGCACCACCATGCCCACAGGCGGAGCTGGCCAGCACTGAGCCAGTGTCTGCTGTGGCTGCTACTGCGGCGGTTCCCAATGCTCCCAGGACAGCCTGGCCCGTAGACGCTACCCGCCTGCTCACGGTTGCGCGCCTGGCTCCGCAAAAGGGCCTGGATCTGTTGCTGGACGCCGCCGCCCGGCTCACCCAGGAGGTAGCCGCCGGGCGCTTGCCAACCTTCTGCTGGGCGGTGGCCGGGGACGGTCCTGGGAGGCAGGCCGCCCAGGCGCGGATCAACGCTGAGCACCTGCCTGTGCGTTTGCTGGGCCGTCGCGAAGACGTGCCCTCCCTCATGGCTCAGGCCGACCTGGTGGTGCAGGCCAGCCTGTGGGAGGGGCAGCCCTTGACGATCCAGGAAGCCCTGCAAGCCGGAGCCGCCGTTCTAGCCACCGACGTCGGCGGCACCGCGCACACTGCTCGTGGGGCTGCCGCCTTGGTCCCTGCCCAGGCCAGTTCCCTGGCAGCTGCGGCGCAACGACTGCTGACTGACCCCGGAGCCCTGGACGACCTCAGGGCGCGCGCCCGCAGGGTCGCCAAGGAGTTGCCCGGTCAGGCGCAGTTGCGCAGCCAACTCGCCACGGCGCTCCGCCTGACCTGA
- a CDS encoding NUDIX domain-containing protein: MSVSELCDQQDQSRELTASERVWSGPIFAVDADLLRLRPQDEPVARQVVLHNNAVAVVALREGKASSQADGAPEVLMICQYRHPMRARLWEIPAGLQDLVGEEPVRTAQRELAEETDLGAKQWDVLVDLYASPGFTTESVRVFLARDLFELPSAERSEREAEEAEFVPTWVSLEEAVRAALEGRLHNCSTVAGLLAADRARTHGFQGLRAVDAPWLRSPVAFGR; this comes from the coding sequence ATTTCCGTGAGCGAGCTGTGTGACCAGCAGGACCAGAGTCGAGAGCTGACGGCCAGTGAACGGGTCTGGAGTGGCCCGATCTTCGCCGTCGACGCTGACCTGCTGCGTCTGCGGCCTCAGGACGAGCCAGTGGCCCGCCAGGTGGTGCTGCACAACAACGCCGTCGCCGTTGTCGCCCTGCGGGAGGGGAAGGCCTCTTCTCAGGCCGACGGCGCCCCTGAGGTCCTCATGATCTGCCAGTACCGCCACCCCATGCGCGCCCGGCTGTGGGAGATCCCCGCAGGTTTGCAAGATCTGGTGGGGGAGGAGCCGGTGAGGACTGCCCAGAGGGAGCTGGCGGAGGAGACTGACCTAGGCGCTAAACAGTGGGACGTCCTGGTGGACCTGTACGCCTCACCTGGTTTCACGACTGAGTCTGTTCGCGTGTTTCTGGCCAGAGACTTGTTCGAGCTGCCTAGTGCTGAGCGCAGCGAGCGGGAGGCTGAGGAGGCAGAGTTCGTGCCTACCTGGGTGTCGCTGGAGGAGGCCGTGCGCGCCGCCTTAGAGGGGCGCTTACACAATTGCTCCACGGTGGCTGGCCTGCTCGCTGCGGACCGGGCACGGACCCACGGATTCCAGGGACTTAGAGCGGTTGACGCTCCCTGGTTGCGTTCGCCTGTAGCATTCGGGCGCTGA